One window from the genome of Roseomonas haemaphysalidis encodes:
- the ppa gene encoding inorganic diphosphatase — MDVTKLSTGKNPPHDINVVIEIPAGSQVKYELDKESGAIMVDRFLFTPMAYPAAYGFVPGTLADDGDPSDALVLAPAPIVPGAVIRCRPIGVLFMEDESGQDEKLVCVPHDKMHTAYSEVKDVADLPKITRDAIEHFFTRYKDLEPGKWVKVRNWGGAAEAATILERQIAAAK; from the coding sequence ATGGACGTGACCAAGCTTTCCACCGGCAAGAACCCGCCGCATGACATCAACGTCGTGATCGAGATCCCGGCCGGCAGCCAGGTGAAGTATGAGCTGGACAAGGAAAGCGGCGCCATCATGGTGGACCGCTTCCTGTTCACCCCGATGGCCTACCCGGCCGCCTATGGCTTCGTGCCCGGCACCCTGGCCGATGACGGCGACCCGTCCGACGCGCTGGTGCTGGCCCCCGCCCCCATCGTGCCCGGCGCCGTGATCCGCTGCCGCCCCATCGGCGTGCTGTTCATGGAGGACGAGAGCGGCCAGGACGAGAAGCTCGTCTGCGTGCCCCACGACAAGATGCACACCGCCTACAGCGAGGTGAAGGACGTGGCGGACCTGCCCAAGATCACGCGCGATGCCATCGAGCACTTCTTCACCCGCTACAAGGACCTGGAGCCGGGCAAGTGGGTGAAGGTGCGCAACTGGGGCGGCGCGGCCGAGGCCGCGACGATCCTGGAACGGCAGATCGCGGCGGCCAAGTAG
- a CDS encoding E22 family MetX-like putative esterase — MTTPRRSLLAATALATLLPLAARAQTPSPLAELIVEKKVFEFRDYRTRGGAALANGRVGYQTAGTLNAAGDNAVLITHFFTGNSHAFGRYAAGEAPGYWDSIIGPGKPIDTDRFFVVSSDTLANLNARDARTTTTGPASVNPATGRPYAMDFPVVSIRDFVEVQKLLLESLGVKKLALVAGPSMGALQAIEWACAYPDWVARAMPVIGTGEVDAWLLGWLDVWEAPIRMDPNWRNGDYYAQGRQPPMAGLSEALRIVTLHSRDRGWAREFGRRPAEGQDPARRIGDRFAVEQWLEDAASARARVSDANSFLFLTRANQLFLNEYDSRDAALKQARARWLVLPSAGDRVFPVEYGHELAAALRELGQPVAMQELKGDLGHLEGVADVAQAGEAIRALLAG; from the coding sequence ATGACGACCCCGCGCCGCAGCCTGCTCGCCGCCACGGCCCTCGCCACCCTGCTGCCGCTCGCAGCGCGCGCGCAAACGCCTTCGCCCCTCGCCGAGCTGATCGTCGAGAAAAAGGTCTTCGAGTTCCGCGACTACCGCACCCGCGGCGGCGCCGCGTTGGCCAATGGCCGGGTCGGCTACCAGACCGCCGGCACGCTGAACGCGGCGGGCGACAACGCCGTGCTGATCACCCATTTCTTCACCGGCAACAGCCATGCCTTCGGCCGCTATGCCGCCGGCGAGGCGCCGGGCTACTGGGACAGCATCATCGGCCCCGGCAAGCCGATCGACACCGATCGCTTTTTCGTCGTGTCGTCCGACACGCTGGCCAACCTGAACGCGCGCGACGCGCGCACCACCACCACGGGCCCGGCTTCCGTCAACCCGGCCACCGGGCGGCCCTACGCGATGGACTTTCCCGTGGTGTCCATCCGTGACTTCGTGGAGGTGCAGAAGCTGCTGCTGGAAAGCCTCGGCGTGAAGAAGCTGGCGCTTGTGGCCGGGCCGAGCATGGGGGCGCTGCAGGCCATCGAATGGGCCTGCGCCTATCCGGACTGGGTGGCGCGCGCCATGCCGGTGATCGGCACCGGCGAGGTGGATGCCTGGCTCCTGGGCTGGCTGGACGTGTGGGAGGCGCCGATTCGAATGGATCCCAACTGGCGCAACGGCGACTACTACGCCCAGGGCCGCCAGCCGCCGATGGCGGGGCTGTCCGAGGCGCTGCGCATCGTCACCCTGCATTCGCGTGACCGTGGCTGGGCACGGGAGTTCGGCCGCCGCCCGGCCGAGGGCCAGGACCCCGCCCGCCGCATCGGCGACCGCTTCGCCGTGGAGCAATGGCTGGAAGACGCGGCCAGTGCCCGGGCGCGCGTGTCGGACGCCAATTCCTTTTTGTTCCTGACCCGTGCCAACCAGCTGTTCCTCAACGAGTATGACAGCCGCGATGCCGCGCTGAAGCAGGCCCGCGCCCGCTGGCTGGTGCTGCCATCCGCCGGCGACCGGGTGTTTCCGGTGGAATACGGGCACGAGCTGGCGGCGGCGCTGCGCGAACTGGGGCAGCCGGTGGCAATGCAGGAGCTGAAGGGCGACCTCGGCCACCTGGAAGGCGTGGCCGACGTGGCGCAGGCGGGCGAGGCGATCCGCGCGCTGCTGGCCGGCTGA
- a CDS encoding sensor domain-containing diguanylate cyclase, with protein sequence MSSVMRGSIINGGRAGLSARWFGRAMLAEAAWLPRWCQGRGLFFWVAANLAVTFAYAGLGWAVGHFFARFGLFPAPIWLPAGLAATAAMLGGMRLCAGVFLGSLLVNGLVFGAALPEAAAISAGNALGPLAGALLSRRLRPATGLFTRFQGVIAFVVGIVLLHALVTATVGTLSLLWLGGLPWTAAGATWASWLLCDAGGTFYFAPSLALWLGIERTPAVPGATPARHRLMLDGAVWLATAGLAVLVFSVELPGRLPSAQLVFLLAVPLSWIALRISLRAAYTLLTLICVIASAGTVAGLGPFQGAGVANPMQSASMLVVLCATNILTLLALVSERREAEWALALANRTLEVRVAERTAQLRHQAETDALTGIANRRGFVERAERSLAAARGFAVPFGLITFDIDHFKAINDAHGHAGGDAVLRLVASRCQAQLRGDDLFGRMGGEEFAIALPGQDCAAATVVAERLRHALREVRPGFALPGGHLAASFGIAVRQPGEGLSQLLLRADGALYEAKHQGRDQVRLAALSPLPGRAAAG encoded by the coding sequence ATGTCGTCAGTCATGCGGGGCAGCATCATCAACGGCGGGCGGGCTGGGCTGTCCGCGCGCTGGTTCGGCCGGGCCATGCTGGCGGAAGCCGCCTGGCTGCCGCGCTGGTGCCAGGGCAGGGGGTTGTTTTTCTGGGTGGCCGCCAATCTGGCCGTGACCTTCGCCTATGCCGGGCTGGGCTGGGCCGTCGGGCATTTCTTCGCCCGCTTCGGGCTGTTTCCGGCACCAATCTGGCTGCCCGCGGGGCTCGCCGCCACGGCGGCGATGCTCGGCGGTATGCGGCTGTGCGCCGGCGTTTTCCTGGGCTCGCTGCTGGTCAACGGGCTGGTGTTCGGCGCCGCGCTGCCGGAAGCGGCGGCCATCTCGGCCGGCAATGCGCTGGGGCCGCTGGCCGGCGCCCTCCTCAGCCGCCGCCTGCGCCCGGCGACCGGGCTGTTCACGCGGTTTCAGGGGGTCATCGCCTTTGTGGTCGGCATCGTGCTGCTGCACGCGCTGGTGACGGCCACGGTCGGCACCCTGTCGCTGTTGTGGCTGGGCGGACTGCCCTGGACGGCGGCGGGCGCCACCTGGGCCAGCTGGCTGCTGTGCGACGCCGGCGGCACCTTCTACTTCGCGCCGTCGCTGGCCTTGTGGCTCGGCATCGAGCGCACGCCCGCCGTGCCGGGCGCGACCCCGGCGCGCCACCGCCTGATGCTGGACGGCGCCGTGTGGCTGGCCACCGCCGGCCTCGCCGTGCTGGTCTTCTCGGTGGAGCTGCCGGGGCGGCTGCCGTCCGCGCAGCTGGTGTTCCTGCTGGCCGTGCCGTTGTCCTGGATCGCACTGCGCATTTCGCTGCGCGCCGCCTACACCCTGCTGACGCTGATCTGCGTGATCGCCTCGGCCGGCACGGTGGCGGGGCTGGGGCCGTTCCAGGGGGCGGGCGTGGCCAATCCCATGCAATCCGCGTCCATGCTGGTGGTGCTTTGCGCCACCAACATCCTGACGCTGCTGGCCCTGGTGAGCGAGCGGCGGGAAGCGGAATGGGCGCTGGCGCTGGCCAACCGCACCCTGGAGGTGCGGGTGGCCGAGCGCACCGCGCAGCTGCGGCACCAGGCGGAAACCGACGCGCTGACCGGCATCGCCAACCGGCGTGGCTTTGTTGAGCGCGCGGAACGCTCGCTGGCGGCGGCGCGCGGCTTCGCAGTGCCGTTCGGGCTGATCACCTTCGACATCGACCACTTCAAGGCGATCAACGATGCCCACGGCCATGCGGGGGGCGACGCCGTGCTGCGGCTGGTTGCCAGCCGCTGCCAGGCGCAGTTGCGCGGCGACGACCTGTTCGGCCGCATGGGTGGCGAGGAATTCGCCATCGCCCTGCCCGGGCAGGACTGCGCCGCCGCCACGGTGGTGGCCGAGCGGCTGCGCCACGCGCTGCGCGAGGTGCGCCCCGGCTTCGCGCTGCCGGGCGGCCACCTCGCCGCCTCCTTCGGCATCGCGGTCCGCCAGCCGGGCGAGGGGTTGAGCCAGCTGCTGTTGCGCGCCGACGGCGCGCTGTACGAGGCCAAGCATCAGGGGCGCGACCAGGTGCGGCTGGCCGCCCTGTCGCCCCTGCCGGGCCGCGCCGCGGCGGGCTGA
- the ettA gene encoding energy-dependent translational throttle protein EttA yields the protein MAPQYVYVMKDLTKSYPGGREVFKGITLSFLNTAKIGVLGPNGAGKSTLMRIMAGQDKEFGGEAWAAEGVRVGYLSQEPHLDPDKTVGENVMEAFGTLKADLDRFNEISMKFAEEMSEDEMNTLLAEQAELQERIDAADGWDLDRTIDIALDALRAPLADSPVTTLSGGERRRVALVKLLLEKPDLLLLDEPTNHLDAESVSWLEKTLREYEGAVLVVTHDRYFLDNVTNWILEVDRGRGIPYEGNYSAYLDKKRKRLQQEEKEESSRQRQLAEEQEWIGRSPAARQSKSKARIQAYEELLAKSQDRAPDPTEIQIPPAPRLGNTVIEAEDLRKGFGNNLLIDGLSFKLPPGGIVGIIGPNGAGKSTLFKMITGKETPDGGKLKIGETVSLGYVDQSRDTLDDKRTVWQEISDGQDMIMMGKRAVPSRAYAAAFNFKGGDQQKPVGVLSGGERNRLHLAKMLRNPHNVILLDEPTNDLDVDTLRALEEALEDFAGCAVIISHDRWFLDRLATHIMSFEGDSHVEWFEGNYQAYEADRRRRLGAAADQPHRIKYRPLTR from the coding sequence ATGGCCCCTCAGTACGTCTATGTGATGAAAGACCTCACCAAGTCCTATCCGGGCGGGCGCGAGGTCTTCAAGGGAATCACCCTGTCCTTCCTCAACACCGCCAAGATCGGCGTGCTCGGTCCCAACGGCGCCGGCAAGTCGACGCTGATGCGCATCATGGCGGGGCAGGACAAGGAGTTCGGCGGCGAGGCCTGGGCCGCCGAGGGCGTGCGCGTCGGCTACCTGAGCCAGGAGCCGCATCTCGACCCCGACAAGACGGTGGGCGAGAACGTCATGGAGGCCTTCGGCACGCTGAAGGCCGATCTCGACCGCTTCAACGAGATCTCCATGAAGTTCGCCGAGGAGATGTCCGAGGACGAGATGAACACCCTGCTGGCCGAGCAGGCCGAGCTGCAGGAGCGCATCGACGCCGCCGACGGCTGGGACCTCGACCGCACCATCGACATCGCGCTGGACGCGCTGCGCGCGCCGCTGGCCGACAGCCCCGTGACCACGCTGTCGGGCGGCGAGCGGCGCCGCGTGGCGCTGGTCAAGCTCTTGCTGGAAAAGCCCGACCTGCTGCTGCTGGACGAGCCGACCAACCACCTGGACGCCGAAAGCGTGTCCTGGCTGGAAAAGACCCTGCGCGAATACGAGGGCGCCGTGCTGGTCGTGACCCACGACCGCTACTTCCTGGACAACGTCACCAACTGGATCCTGGAAGTCGACCGCGGCCGGGGCATCCCCTACGAGGGCAACTACTCCGCCTACCTGGACAAGAAGCGCAAGCGCCTGCAGCAGGAGGAGAAGGAGGAAAGCTCCCGCCAGCGGCAGCTGGCCGAGGAGCAGGAATGGATCGGCCGTTCCCCCGCCGCCCGCCAGAGCAAGAGCAAGGCCCGCATCCAGGCCTATGAGGAGTTGCTGGCCAAGTCGCAGGACCGCGCGCCGGACCCCACCGAGATCCAGATCCCGCCCGCGCCGCGCCTGGGCAACACGGTCATCGAGGCCGAGGATCTGCGCAAGGGCTTCGGCAACAACCTCTTGATCGACGGCCTGTCCTTCAAGCTGCCGCCCGGCGGCATCGTCGGCATCATCGGACCCAACGGCGCCGGCAAGTCCACGCTGTTCAAGATGATCACCGGCAAGGAAACGCCGGATGGCGGCAAGCTGAAGATCGGCGAGACCGTCAGCCTCGGCTACGTGGACCAGTCGCGCGACACGCTGGATGACAAGCGTACTGTCTGGCAGGAGATTTCCGACGGCCAGGACATGATCATGATGGGCAAGCGCGCGGTGCCGAGCCGTGCCTATGCCGCCGCCTTCAACTTCAAGGGCGGCGACCAGCAGAAGCCGGTGGGCGTGCTGTCGGGCGGTGAGCGCAACCGGCTGCACCTGGCCAAGATGCTGCGCAACCCGCACAACGTCATCCTGCTCGACGAGCCGACCAACGACCTGGACGTGGACACCCTGCGCGCCCTGGAAGAAGCGCTGGAGGACTTCGCCGGCTGCGCCGTGATCATCAGCCACGACCGCTGGTTCCTGGACCGGCTGGCCACGCACATCATGTCCTTCGAGGGCGACAGCCACGTGGAGTGGTTCGAGGGCAACTACCAGGCGTATGAGGCGGACCGACGTCGTCGTCTTGGCGCTGCGGCCGACCAGCCGCACCGGATCAAATACCGCCCTCTCACCCGGTAA